GTTCATAGAGTGAACTATTTTCTAAGAGAATGGCGTGAATCTGATGCAGTACCGGGGTTAACCATTACCCAGGTCAATAAGGACTACAAGACCGAAGATTTTTCCCTCAAGATCTTTCGCTTTCCGACAAAAAATGATACGGTAGATAGCTACGACGTATTTCGGCTGAGTCTGTCACGATGATATTTTCTAAGAAATATGGGTGTTTCCCAGTTTGTCATTTCTTTACCTGCATCGTTCTGAGAGATAATCATGAGCGGAAATCAGGAATATGGCATAATACGAAGAGAAGAATACAAGAACATGTCAAACGCGACGACAAACAAGGAGGCAGCTATTGGCCGAACCAGACATTTTAGATGAGCTTGTCATTGAAGTCGAACGGTTTATCCGCACAGGCTGGCGATGGCGTGCTCAGGCATCTTTTTCCTCGCTCAATGGAGCTGAGGTGCGCGTGCTCATGATTGTATCCCGGCATGGTCAGATGAGTGCTTCCGATTTGGCTGATAAGATGGGAGTGGGCCGGCCCGCGACCTCGTCCGTCATTCGGCGGCTACGCCATCAAGGATATCTTCAACAAGAACAAGATACCGATGATCACCGTCGCCATTTACTATCTTTAACCCCGAAAGGCGAACAGATGGTGGAAGAATTGCGGGGTATTCGCCGCAAGATCTGGCACGATCATCTTCAAGCGCTGTCTGTGGATGAACAGCGCATCTTACTGAAATTGATAAAAAAGATTTCCGAATCGGCTCTGGCATCTAAAGCATAGCGCCTTACCTATCACCGTTTGTTGCAAAAAAGGTCTTCATACAGATTTAATCAGCGCGGGGCGATTGGTACTGGTGACCCGCGTTATTATTTTCCCCAAGTAACTTGGGAATTGATTGCCGTTCTCCTTCCTCTGACCTCAACCTCTTGGCATTTCGCCCAAAATAACTAGATGAACCTCTTTTGGTGTTATTAATATACGAATGGTTCATCATTATAGCATTGTGCCAAGGCCTTTGATGGAGGGAAATTCCATGGCAGTGATCATTAACGGTCCGGATGTACCGGGAAGGGACCAACTTCTGACAGACGACACATTAATCTTCTTAAGTGAACTGCATGCCCAATTTGAAGAGCGCCGCCGCAAGCTGCTCGAGCGACGCCAATCCATTCAAGAAAACCTTCTTAGGGGCGAAAGGCCGGATTTTCGCAAGGACACCGAAGACATTCGTCAAGGGAATTGGGAAGTCGGAAATATTCCTCATGATCTTTTAGATCGGCGCGTGGAAATCACGGGCCCAACAGACGCCAAAATGATTATCAATGCCCTAAATTCTGGGGCTAAAGTGTATATGGCCGATTTTGAGGACGCTAATAGTCCATGGTGGCAGAACATGATTCAAGGCCAAATCAACTTGACCCGGGCGATATCACGCACCCTGACTTATACTTCGCCCAAAGGCGACCACTATCAATTAAAAGACAATCTGGCAACTTTGATTGTCAGACCCCGGGGTTGGCATCTAGACGAAGCTCATGTGCTTGTGGATGGTCAAAGGATATCCGCATCGCTTTTTGATTTTGGAGTCTATGTCTTTCACAATGGACACCGTCTGGTTGCCCAGGGAAGCGGCCCTTATTTTTACCTGCCGAAGTTAGAAAATATGGAAGAAGCACAATTATGGAATGATGTTTTTGATTGGACCGAGAAGCGTTTAGGCTTGGCGCCGGGAACGATCAAGGCGACAGTCCTGATTGAAACCATCTTAGCGGCTTTTGAGATGGAGGAAATTTTGTGGGCGCTAAAAGATCATGTCGTGGGCCTCAATGCGGGACGGTGGGATTATCTTTTTAGCATCATAAAAAAATTTCGCCATCTAAGCAATGTCTTGGCTGCCGATCGCCAATCGATCACCATGACAGTTCCCTTTATGCGGGCCTATACGGAACTTTTGGTCAAGACTTGCCATCGTCATGGGGCTTATGCCATTGGGGGAATGGCCGCTTTTATTCCCAGCCGGCGTCATCCCGAAATTAACCAAGTCGCCTTAGCCAAGGTGCGCGAAGACAAGGAGCGTGAAGCTCATGATGGCTATGACGGCACCTGGGTGGCGCATCCCGATTTAGTGCCAGTGGCGATGGAGGTCTTCAACCAAGCACTTGGCGAGGAGAGAAACCAAAGGCACCGGTTACGGGATGATGTGCAGGTGAATGCCCAGGACTTGTTAGACTTTAGCGTACCAGAAGGACAGCGAACCGAAGAAGGGCTGGTTAATAACGTGGCTGTCGGTATTCAGTACCTCGCCTCGTGGTTCGCTGGTAATGGGGCCGTAGGACTTTATAACCTCATGGAGGATGCGGCCACAGCGGAAATTTCCAGGGCGCAGGTGTGGCACTGGATTCAACACGGGGTCTCTTTAGATCATCATAGTCCTCTGACCCATGAGACGGTCGATAGAATCATTCAACAGGGGATGCAGGAATGGGGAGAGCAGTGGGAGTACCTACCTCAAGCGGTGGAGCTCTTTCGTGAAGTCGCCTTGTCCCCCCAGTGGATAGACTTTTTGACACAACCCGCCTATGAAAAGCTATTGAAGGCAGGACGCTGAAAGAGGGGAGACCCTCTTTCATCAGCTACACAAAATTGAGAACAATCGGTATCGTCTAAATTCTCTCTTTACGGCTTTATTCCTAGCGCATGAATCACTTGGATCATGATACGAGGAGGCACAATGGTGTTTCATCAAATCTTAAATCCCGCGCATCATGTCGCTTTGACCGCGATATTTGCGTTAATTCCTTTTGCCGTGCTTCTCAGCTTATTGGCCGGTTTTCGCATTACAGCCTGGTTGTCTGTCATCATTGGATCCGTTGTAACCCTCGCCATGGCAGTTGGGGTATGGAAAATGCCGTTCGTCACAGGACTTCATGCCTATTTTTTGGGGAGTCTCACCGGATTTTGGGATATTGATTGGATTACCTTGTGGGGTGTGGTGATTTTCAATACGCTCACCTTAACGGGCATATTTGATACCTTCAAAACATGGCTCATTAGTCAAGCTACAGCCGATATCCGGGTTCAAACCATTTTGTTAGCGTGGTCCTTGGGAGCGCTGCTTGAGGGATTGGTCGGATTTGGTTATCCCTGGGCAGTCATGGCGCCGATTCTGATCGGATTTGGCATTGTCGAATTAGATGCTATCCGAGTAGCCGCCATTGCCAACAATGCGCCGGTGTCTTACGGCGCATTAGGAGTACCGATCATCGCGCTAGCCGCAGTCACTGGCCTGCCCTTGTTAAGCTTGTCAGCTTCTGTTGGTAAAATCGTGGCCGTATTAGCTCTTCTGCCCCCATGGCTCTTGATTTATTTAGTCACCGGCAAAAAAGGTTTGCGCGACGGATGGCCTCTTGCAGTTGTGGGATCCTTATCCTATATTTTGGGACAATTTCCTGTATCGCAGTGGGTCGGCCCTTATCTTCCCGACATTACCGGATCGCTCGTTTCCTTCGGGGCCTTGCTGCTTTTCTTGCGGGTGTGGCGTCCGCGTCATATTTTGGGCTATGGCGGTGTCGAACTCGATGAAGTGGCCGCAGCAGGTCCCGATTTACCCAAGCTCAGTGCCAACGAGGTGTGGCGTGCGTGGATGCCGTTTATTGTCTTAATTGTCGTGGTGGTTTTATGGACGGGTCCCTGGTCGCCTTTACCGAAAATTAGCTGGCTGCTGTTAAAAGTGACCGGAATTTCTTCGATTTCTCACAAGGTGACAGATGTCGAATTTAGCTTTACCCCGTTTGTTGGGGGCACTTCGATTTTGGCTTCGTGGCTCGTCATCTTGCTCTTTGTGCGGCCTAAAGCCTCCATGTTGAAACAAATCTTTCAAAAAACGCTATATCAGATGTGGGGAGCTATTGTCGTCGGAATCTTTATCTTCGGCTTAGCGGATGTTTTTAACTTTTCGGGAATGGCGGCTTCTCTAGCTTATGCCTTTAGTCGAATCGGTCCAGCCTTTATCTTGTTAGCGCCCATTTTGGGATGGATTGGAGTGGCGCTGTCAGGGAGCAACACCTCAACGAATGCGATGTTTGGCGTGATGCAAACCTTAGTCGGCAAACTGCTTGGATTTCCCATTTTGCTGCTTCCTTCGTTGAATTCTGTGGGAGCTGAAGTTGGCAAGCCGATAGCGCCACAAACAGCCAGTGTCGGCGTGTCGACCAGTCAGTATGTCAGAAGCGAAGGCGCTGTGATTCGCCATAATTTGGGCTGGACGTTAGTGGTGTTAGCGTGGCTAATTGTGGTTGGACTCTTGTATTACTTTTTGGCTCCGGGATTGATGCGGCTGTCCTAAACAGATCAATGGCACAAAAATCAAACGGGCCTTAAGCTTTTTCTTAAGGCCCGTTTGTCTTCTTATTGGCGATGAGGACGAGCATGGGGCACAGGTGATGAGTGATTTTCTTGTTCTCTTCTGGAAGAGGAAGACTCCTGTAGCCGGTCGGCAAGGTCCTTTGTGTGATAGCCGCTTTTTACTCCCCAGTAATAAAAGGCGAGAGAAAAAACGGCGACGACGACGAGATCCCATGGATAGGGAATGATGCCTTTTCCGTGATTCGCCGGTGAACCGAAAATACCGGATCCGATATAAGACATGATGAGCATAAACAATAAGAAGACAATGAGCCAAGTAGCCGATTTAACCGATTGTTTATCCGGCCGGGCAATTTCTTGGGGAGCGGTGAATCCAGCTAACAGGTAAAGAATCA
The Sulfobacillus thermosulfidooxidans DNA segment above includes these coding regions:
- a CDS encoding MarR family winged helix-turn-helix transcriptional regulator, which gives rise to MAEPDILDELVIEVERFIRTGWRWRAQASFSSLNGAEVRVLMIVSRHGQMSASDLADKMGVGRPATSSVIRRLRHQGYLQQEQDTDDHRRHLLSLTPKGEQMVEELRGIRRKIWHDHLQALSVDEQRILLKLIKKISESALASKA
- the aceB gene encoding malate synthase A, with the protein product MAVIINGPDVPGRDQLLTDDTLIFLSELHAQFEERRRKLLERRQSIQENLLRGERPDFRKDTEDIRQGNWEVGNIPHDLLDRRVEITGPTDAKMIINALNSGAKVYMADFEDANSPWWQNMIQGQINLTRAISRTLTYTSPKGDHYQLKDNLATLIVRPRGWHLDEAHVLVDGQRISASLFDFGVYVFHNGHRLVAQGSGPYFYLPKLENMEEAQLWNDVFDWTEKRLGLAPGTIKATVLIETILAAFEMEEILWALKDHVVGLNAGRWDYLFSIIKKFRHLSNVLAADRQSITMTVPFMRAYTELLVKTCHRHGAYAIGGMAAFIPSRRHPEINQVALAKVREDKEREAHDGYDGTWVAHPDLVPVAMEVFNQALGEERNQRHRLRDDVQVNAQDLLDFSVPEGQRTEEGLVNNVAVGIQYLASWFAGNGAVGLYNLMEDAATAEISRAQVWHWIQHGVSLDHHSPLTHETVDRIIQQGMQEWGEQWEYLPQAVELFREVALSPQWIDFLTQPAYEKLLKAGR
- a CDS encoding L-lactate permease; this translates as MVFHQILNPAHHVALTAIFALIPFAVLLSLLAGFRITAWLSVIIGSVVTLAMAVGVWKMPFVTGLHAYFLGSLTGFWDIDWITLWGVVIFNTLTLTGIFDTFKTWLISQATADIRVQTILLAWSLGALLEGLVGFGYPWAVMAPILIGFGIVELDAIRVAAIANNAPVSYGALGVPIIALAAVTGLPLLSLSASVGKIVAVLALLPPWLLIYLVTGKKGLRDGWPLAVVGSLSYILGQFPVSQWVGPYLPDITGSLVSFGALLLFLRVWRPRHILGYGGVELDEVAAAGPDLPKLSANEVWRAWMPFIVLIVVVVLWTGPWSPLPKISWLLLKVTGISSISHKVTDVEFSFTPFVGGTSILASWLVILLFVRPKASMLKQIFQKTLYQMWGAIVVGIFIFGLADVFNFSGMAASLAYAFSRIGPAFILLAPILGWIGVALSGSNTSTNAMFGVMQTLVGKLLGFPILLLPSLNSVGAEVGKPIAPQTASVGVSTSQYVRSEGAVIRHNLGWTLVVLAWLIVVGLLYYFLAPGLMRLS